Proteins encoded together in one Candidatus Desulfatibia profunda window:
- a CDS encoding hydrogenase iron-sulfur subunit, giving the protein MKAKTISETSTSTQQTARIGVYVCRCGLNIAQTVNCAQVAEIAAGLNDVVVSKEMPYACSEPGQQEIQEDIREHGLERIVVASCSPRLHEPTFRQMMQSAGLNPYLLEMANLREQCSWVHNKEPEAATQKAFDLVKMAVSRVRLLQPLLEETLPLTKRTLVIGAGVAGIQAALDLADNGYEVVLVEKNPSIGGTMAQLDKTFPTMDCSIUILGPKMTDVGRHPRIKLHTLSEIVDVKGYVGNFDVSIVKKARYVDEKECTACGDCVPVCPVVRPDEFNLGLSSRKAIFKPFPQAVPSAYVVNINECLGHNPAVCAKCLEACEKGCINFHMSDEEIEERVGTIVVATGLEAYDPTELDEYGYTRFENVLTSLEFERLVNAGGPSQGKPIRPTDRKRPRSVGFIQCVGSRSARKGKEYCSNVCCMNTIKSSLVLKEHYPDIDIKVFHIDIRAFGKGFEDLYKRSRRLGVHYIKGLPGTVRELADRSLKVAVENTVTGKIEFHELEMLVLAIGIKPASSTRKLQEMLGLQLTPDGFFLEAHPKLQPVDAATRGVFYAGCAEAPKDIKESVTQASAAVARAIRLMHKGLITTEPITSEIIPEACKACGRCAEICSYNAITVGIKHKTPSKVNTAACAGCGTCAAECPFDAIVMNHYTDGQIAGQIDAMLAESPKEKVLAFACNWCSYAGADYAGVARLQYPPNVRIIRTMCSGRVDEKFIWDGFLKGAPVVLVSGCHLGDCHYIDANRWTEKRIEKVHRKMEKLGIRTERLQLEWISAAEGVRFAEVMRRMEDLRQGVSSQEISATIEILKNRNK; this is encoded by the coding sequence ATGAAAGCCAAAACTATTTCCGAGACTTCAACGAGTACTCAGCAGACGGCACGTATCGGTGTCTATGTCTGTCGCTGCGGTTTAAATATCGCCCAGACGGTAAATTGCGCCCAGGTTGCTGAAATAGCGGCCGGCCTTAATGATGTGGTTGTGTCAAAGGAAATGCCCTATGCCTGTTCCGAGCCCGGTCAACAGGAAATCCAGGAGGATATCCGTGAGCATGGCTTGGAACGGATTGTGGTTGCTTCCTGCTCGCCGAGATTGCACGAACCCACCTTCCGCCAGATGATGCAGTCGGCCGGTCTCAACCCTTACCTGCTGGAGATGGCCAACCTTCGAGAACAGTGCAGCTGGGTTCATAACAAAGAGCCTGAGGCCGCAACCCAAAAGGCTTTCGATCTGGTAAAGATGGCTGTTTCCCGGGTGCGACTGCTCCAGCCGCTGTTGGAGGAAACCCTGCCGCTTACCAAACGCACCCTGGTGATCGGTGCGGGCGTGGCCGGTATTCAGGCCGCCCTTGATTTGGCCGATAACGGTTATGAAGTGGTGCTGGTTGAAAAAAATCCATCCATCGGCGGCACCATGGCCCAGTTGGACAAAACCTTTCCCACCATGGACTGCTCCATCTGAATTCTGGGTCCGAAGATGACGGATGTCGGTCGACATCCCCGCATAAAACTCCACACCTTGAGCGAAATCGTGGATGTAAAAGGCTACGTGGGCAATTTTGATGTCAGCATCGTGAAAAAGGCCCGGTATGTGGATGAAAAAGAGTGCACGGCCTGTGGAGACTGCGTGCCGGTCTGTCCCGTGGTCCGTCCGGATGAATTCAACCTGGGACTTTCATCCCGCAAAGCCATTTTTAAGCCTTTTCCCCAGGCGGTTCCTTCCGCCTATGTCGTCAATATTAATGAATGTCTGGGACACAACCCGGCGGTGTGCGCCAAGTGTCTTGAGGCCTGCGAAAAGGGGTGCATCAATTTTCACATGTCGGACGAGGAAATCGAAGAGCGGGTCGGAACGATCGTCGTGGCCACCGGCCTGGAGGCCTATGACCCCACCGAACTTGATGAATACGGATACACACGCTTCGAAAATGTGCTCACAAGTCTTGAATTTGAACGCCTGGTCAATGCCGGGGGACCTTCCCAGGGAAAACCGATCCGGCCAACTGACAGAAAACGCCCCCGTTCCGTCGGGTTTATTCAATGCGTCGGCTCCCGTTCCGCCCGCAAAGGGAAAGAATATTGCTCCAATGTCTGCTGTATGAACACCATCAAAAGCTCGCTGGTGCTCAAAGAGCATTATCCTGACATCGATATCAAGGTGTTTCATATCGATATTCGGGCCTTTGGCAAAGGATTTGAAGATCTATATAAGCGCAGCCGCCGTCTGGGGGTTCATTACATCAAGGGCCTGCCTGGAACTGTCCGGGAGCTTGCCGACCGCAGTTTGAAAGTCGCCGTCGAGAACACCGTCACCGGCAAGATTGAATTCCACGAACTGGAAATGCTGGTTCTGGCCATAGGGATCAAGCCGGCCTCAAGCACCCGCAAGCTTCAGGAGATGCTGGGACTGCAGCTGACTCCCGACGGATTTTTTCTGGAAGCCCATCCCAAACTCCAGCCGGTGGATGCTGCCACCCGGGGAGTTTTCTATGCCGGCTGCGCCGAAGCGCCCAAGGACATCAAAGAAAGCGTCACCCAGGCTTCGGCTGCGGTCGCCCGTGCGATTCGCCTGATGCACAAAGGGCTAATCACCACGGAGCCGATTACCTCCGAGATAATCCCCGAAGCGTGCAAAGCCTGCGGCAGGTGTGCCGAAATCTGCTCCTACAATGCAATTACCGTGGGCATCAAGCACAAGACGCCGTCGAAGGTAAACACGGCCGCATGCGCCGGGTGCGGCACCTGTGCCGCGGAATGCCCCTTTGATGCCATTGTCATGAATCATTACACCGACGGCCAGATTGCCGGCCAGATCGATGCCATGCTCGCGGAAAGCCCCAAGGAAAAGGTCCTGGCATTTGCCTGCAACTGGTGTTCTTACGCCGGCGCCGACTATGCCGGCGTTGCCCGTCTCCAGTACCCTCCAAACGTGCGGATCATCCGGACGATGTGCTCGGGCCGGGTCGACGAAAAGTTTATCTGGGACGGTTTTCTGAAAGGCGCGCCGGTGGTTCTGGTCAGCGGATGCCATCTGGGTGACTGTCATTACATTGATGCCAACCGCTGGACCGAAAAAAGGATTGAAAAGGTGCACAGGAAGATGGAAAAGCTGGGCATCCGGACCGAGCGCCTCCAACTGGAATGGATCAGTGCGGCCGAGGGCGTCCGTTTTGCCGAAGTCATGCGCCGCATGGAAGATCTGCGCCAGGGTGTTTCCAGCCAGGAGATATCCGCAACCATCGAAATCTTGAAAAACCGCAACAAATAA
- a CDS encoding hydrogenase iron-sulfur subunit: MDDFNIILFLCNWSPHTAFQTLQDQRCTIPAEIKMIRIPCTGRISKSLLFKAFEMGADGVALVGCEPGTCRYGSGTATARNNTEDTRDILGLLGLGKERLRHATFLPDESERLLQFLDSFCLEIRSLGPSPVTPSRVAEAQTASNESVAEILSSHDVFACQDCGKCSSACPLALTGKAYSPRAIVNAIIAGGIDTPAVQKDVWSCLTCGICYERCPSAVKFHEFIRDIRCFVKQSDKNGHQSHGGFFQSLMRAMTAPGLKAQRWDWLPKDIGLDPESKTLFFGGCAPYFDIFFRHHHGVDTRKVAVDSLRLLNFFDIRPALLQDERCCGHDLLWSGDRENFLKLAKLNVDAIRSLGIQEVITTCPECFRTLARDYPEHGIKIDFKVTHLYELLENEIDKGAVDFKKMNRKLTFQDPCRLSRLERPTDLSRKLIRRLKPAGFTEMRDNGSAAICCGNCAWTGCDAYSKSLQVKRLKQAKETGSDLLVTACPKCQIHLRCAMEDPFLGEALKLEMTDLTSVIAKTIYWE, from the coding sequence ATGGACGATTTTAATATTATCTTGTTTTTATGCAACTGGAGCCCGCACACCGCCTTTCAGACGCTTCAGGACCAAAGGTGTACCATCCCGGCCGAGATTAAAATGATCCGGATCCCGTGCACCGGCAGAATCAGCAAATCTTTGCTGTTTAAAGCGTTTGAAATGGGAGCGGACGGGGTTGCGCTGGTGGGATGTGAACCCGGAACCTGCCGCTACGGCAGCGGTACCGCCACCGCCCGTAACAACACCGAGGATACGCGGGATATCCTCGGGCTTCTGGGCCTGGGCAAAGAACGCCTCCGGCATGCCACGTTTCTGCCGGACGAGTCGGAACGGCTGCTGCAGTTCCTCGACAGCTTTTGTCTTGAAATCCGGTCGCTGGGCCCCAGCCCGGTTACGCCGTCGCGCGTGGCGGAAGCCCAAACCGCTTCAAATGAATCCGTCGCCGAGATCCTTTCATCCCATGATGTCTTTGCCTGCCAGGACTGCGGCAAATGCTCGTCAGCGTGTCCGTTGGCGCTGACCGGCAAGGCCTATTCCCCCAGAGCGATTGTCAACGCCATCATCGCCGGCGGCATTGATACGCCTGCGGTGCAAAAAGATGTCTGGTCGTGCCTGACCTGCGGCATCTGCTATGAGCGCTGCCCTTCGGCGGTCAAGTTCCATGAGTTCATTCGCGATATTCGCTGCTTTGTTAAACAGAGCGACAAAAATGGTCACCAGTCCCACGGCGGTTTTTTTCAATCCCTGATGCGGGCCATGACCGCTCCCGGCCTCAAGGCCCAACGTTGGGACTGGCTTCCCAAAGATATCGGCCTTGACCCTGAAAGCAAAACCCTCTTTTTCGGCGGCTGTGCCCCGTATTTTGACATATTTTTCAGACACCATCATGGTGTTGACACCCGCAAAGTTGCCGTGGACAGCCTGCGTCTTTTAAACTTTTTTGATATCCGGCCGGCGTTGCTTCAGGATGAGCGCTGTTGCGGCCATGACCTTTTGTGGTCGGGCGACAGGGAAAACTTTTTGAAACTAGCAAAGCTCAACGTTGACGCGATTCGCAGCCTTGGCATCCAGGAAGTGATTACCACTTGCCCGGAATGTTTTCGGACACTGGCACGCGACTATCCTGAACATGGGATCAAAATCGATTTCAAGGTAACCCATCTTTATGAACTGCTTGAAAATGAAATCGACAAAGGGGCGGTTGATTTTAAGAAAATGAATAGAAAGTTGACGTTTCAGGATCCCTGCCGCCTGAGCCGTCTTGAAAGGCCGACCGATCTTTCCAGAAAATTGATCCGCCGTCTCAAGCCCGCAGGCTTTACGGAAATGCGGGATAACGGCAGTGCCGCCATATGTTGCGGAAATTGCGCCTGGACCGGTTGCGATGCTTATAGCAAATCATTGCAGGTGAAACGCCTGAAACAAGCTAAAGAAACCGGGAGCGACCTTCTGGTGACCGCCTGCCCCAAATGTCAGATCCACTTGCGCTGTGCCATGGAGGATCCATTCTTAGGAGAAGCACTCAAGCTGGAGATGACGGACTTGACAAGTGTTATTGCCAAAACCATTTACTGGGAATGA
- a CDS encoding FAD-dependent oxidoreductase — protein sequence MKRPKDRLHRVAVIGATPAGIAAANKLGELGIPVTLVDSDPDLDRKLSREEWRLRSGIPLNHAHRPGLIRILRNPGIQRVFPARITDIKHNPQGFRLRISKLQTYVDSEKCTLCGRCAEICPVLVAEGEKAIRLNSPRSLPSRPVVDKRRRPLCQQNCPLGVNAQGYITLAKSGRFDEALELIRENNVLPGICGRICTHPCEDACRRGDLDEPIAIRDIKRFIADYERANPKEMTPARVRQQPYKVAVIGSGPAGLAAAADLARCGYAVTVFEKEKMAGGLLRYGIGPHRLPRDILDAELGYIERLGVQFVTGHAVDPDQDIDRLKKEFAAVILATGTWRDKRLGVAGETLEGVEGCISFLTRLYRNEITSLNGKVAVIGDGNAAFDLARTLSRLGADVTILSWFPAAIIPADPEEVRAARDEGIALIDAAQTVAFLGQNGRLDRLRCRPTQPGEPDARGIPWPVLVPDGRPFELKFDRAFVAIGQSGALQTDNRNCLLNVSEQGYFTVDECMRTNVPGVYAMGDAVSGPSSVVEAMAAGRRVAGAVCRDMGSRQVWQVQPQRPADKDYPEITAEIPSLTRPKMAQRQPALRRSNFAEVALGLTEHQVISETERCLQCGVCSECLQCVDACGATGALNHAESPEDIIELAGVIIVADPMLAPRIKGEDVIRAYGPKVAKPDVDAMLIRGFASAAKAMVLLGGTSQRPKGHGWSFSPPDTGLSAEIRLGIFVCKCNQAQGWLDDMDAYVEGFRSQADVIHAEVLPSACAPEGSASILRTIREKGITRVALASCVCCPLNFVCSACTDQRSRLKDALFTGTGISRSMVEAFNLRGEALRLIAQDHLLAMRRFTGLINRSVERARKLKPLPAPARNYNFTTAVIGVSEAAVNSVLTLVEAGLEVFWLTTTEKPPIDVSRLFHIHCFEESAVKELSGTLGNFRVSIKTGDFLQILPVGAVILDEKSRRDIRYIHQEGLPGRMVSSSMQKAGVPGIPFFYPGSTSISGLFLADPPGIKVSERKKGMAAAVLAAAVMPRGPRQNKGFTVVVDENLCRSCGRCLLVCNYQAVTLHRNSLDGWSAWVDEALCKGCGNCISVCPSNAADSPYRNQAFLEQMLENILAQ from the coding sequence ATGAAACGACCCAAGGATAGACTGCACAGGGTTGCGGTTATCGGTGCAACACCGGCTGGAATCGCTGCTGCCAATAAACTTGGAGAACTGGGCATACCGGTAACTTTGGTGGATTCCGATCCCGATCTGGACCGGAAACTTTCACGGGAAGAATGGCGGCTGAGATCAGGCATTCCCTTGAACCATGCCCATCGACCGGGACTGATCAGAATCCTCAGGAATCCGGGCATTCAACGTGTCTTTCCCGCTCGAATCACCGATATCAAGCATAACCCCCAGGGGTTCCGTTTACGCATCAGCAAACTTCAGACCTACGTCGATTCCGAAAAATGCACGCTTTGCGGCCGCTGCGCTGAGATCTGTCCGGTTTTGGTTGCGGAGGGCGAAAAAGCCATCCGTCTGAACAGTCCGCGAAGCCTTCCGAGCCGTCCAGTTGTCGATAAACGGCGCCGGCCGCTTTGCCAGCAGAACTGCCCCTTAGGTGTCAACGCCCAGGGGTATATTACCCTTGCAAAATCCGGCCGGTTCGACGAAGCTCTGGAACTCATTCGGGAAAATAACGTATTGCCGGGCATCTGCGGCCGAATCTGCACCCATCCCTGTGAAGACGCCTGCCGGAGGGGCGATCTGGATGAACCCATTGCCATCCGGGATATTAAACGATTTATCGCCGACTACGAGCGCGCCAACCCTAAAGAGATGACGCCTGCCAGGGTTCGCCAACAGCCGTACAAGGTTGCCGTCATCGGTTCCGGACCGGCCGGACTGGCCGCGGCCGCAGATCTGGCCCGCTGCGGTTATGCGGTCACCGTTTTCGAAAAAGAAAAAATGGCCGGCGGACTGCTGCGCTACGGCATCGGCCCCCACCGTTTGCCCAGGGATATTCTCGATGCAGAGCTCGGCTACATTGAAAGGCTGGGCGTTCAATTCGTTACCGGGCACGCCGTTGATCCGGATCAGGATATCGACCGGCTCAAAAAAGAGTTTGCCGCCGTCATTCTCGCCACCGGCACGTGGCGCGATAAAAGGCTGGGTGTTGCCGGAGAGACGCTCGAAGGCGTCGAAGGCTGCATTTCTTTTCTGACCCGCCTGTATCGAAACGAGATAACCTCCCTGAATGGTAAAGTGGCGGTCATCGGGGACGGCAATGCCGCCTTTGATCTGGCCAGGACATTATCCCGCCTTGGCGCCGATGTCACCATCCTGTCATGGTTTCCCGCAGCTATTATCCCTGCCGATCCCGAAGAAGTGCGGGCTGCACGGGATGAAGGGATTGCCTTGATAGACGCTGCCCAGACGGTTGCATTCCTGGGCCAAAACGGCAGACTCGACCGCCTGCGCTGCAGGCCCACCCAACCCGGAGAACCCGATGCCCGGGGGATTCCCTGGCCGGTGCTGGTTCCCGATGGCCGGCCGTTTGAACTCAAATTCGACCGCGCCTTTGTTGCCATCGGTCAAAGCGGAGCCCTGCAAACGGATAACCGCAACTGTCTGTTGAACGTCAGCGAACAGGGTTATTTCACGGTCGATGAATGCATGCGAACCAATGTGCCGGGTGTTTATGCGATGGGAGATGCGGTTTCAGGCCCTTCATCCGTTGTTGAAGCCATGGCTGCCGGCCGGAGGGTTGCCGGCGCGGTTTGCCGGGACATGGGCAGCCGGCAGGTTTGGCAGGTACAGCCCCAAAGACCCGCAGACAAAGATTATCCGGAAATCACGGCGGAGATTCCGTCACTGACAAGACCCAAGATGGCGCAGCGGCAACCGGCCCTGCGCAGGTCCAATTTTGCGGAAGTCGCCCTGGGTTTGACGGAGCATCAGGTTATTTCCGAGACCGAACGGTGCCTCCAATGCGGGGTTTGTTCCGAGTGCCTGCAGTGTGTGGATGCCTGCGGAGCAACCGGTGCCTTGAACCATGCCGAATCGCCGGAAGACATTATCGAGCTTGCCGGTGTGATCATTGTCGCCGATCCAATGCTGGCCCCGCGGATCAAGGGAGAAGATGTTATTCGGGCCTATGGACCCAAGGTTGCAAAACCGGATGTGGATGCCATGCTGATTCGGGGTTTTGCATCCGCTGCCAAGGCCATGGTTTTGCTGGGGGGAACGTCACAGCGGCCCAAAGGTCATGGATGGTCTTTTTCTCCACCGGATACGGGGCTTTCCGCCGAGATTCGCCTGGGTATTTTTGTCTGCAAGTGCAATCAAGCCCAGGGATGGCTGGATGATATGGATGCGTACGTCGAGGGGTTTAGGAGTCAAGCAGACGTGATTCATGCTGAAGTCTTGCCTTCGGCCTGTGCGCCCGAAGGCTCTGCGAGCATTTTAAGAACGATTCGTGAAAAGGGCATCACCCGGGTAGCCCTGGCGTCCTGCGTGTGTTGCCCGCTCAATTTTGTATGCAGCGCCTGTACGGACCAGAGAAGCCGTTTGAAAGACGCCTTGTTCACCGGAACGGGGATTAGCCGGTCAATGGTGGAAGCCTTTAATTTAAGGGGAGAGGCGCTGCGTCTGATTGCCCAGGACCATTTGCTGGCCATGCGAAGATTTACCGGTTTGATCAACCGCTCGGTTGAACGAGCCCGAAAATTGAAACCCTTGCCGGCACCGGCCAGAAACTATAATTTCACCACAGCCGTGATCGGAGTATCAGAGGCTGCGGTCAACAGTGTGCTTACACTGGTCGAAGCGGGATTGGAGGTATTCTGGCTGACAACTACGGAAAAACCTCCGATAGATGTTTCCCGTCTTTTCCATATTCACTGTTTTGAGGAGTCGGCCGTAAAGGAGTTGAGCGGAACTCTCGGCAACTTTCGGGTCAGCATTAAAACGGGCGATTTTCTGCAAATCCTGCCGGTGGGGGCGGTTATTCTGGATGAAAAATCTCGAAGAGATATTCGATATATTCACCAGGAAGGCCTGCCGGGTCGCATGGTTTCATCTTCCATGCAGAAAGCGGGCGTTCCTGGAATACCATTTTTCTATCCCGGCTCCACTTCGATTTCCGGACTTTTTCTGGCTGATCCGCCCGGTATCAAAGTCTCTGAACGCAAAAAAGGTATGGCCGCTGCAGTCCTGGCGGCAGCCGTTATGCCGCGCGGGCCGCGCCAGAACAAGGGGTTTACCGTTGTGGTGGATGAAAATCTGTGCCGCAGTTGCGGACGTTGTCTCCTTGTCTGCAACTATCAGGCGGTTACCTTGCACCGGAATTCCCTCGACGGATGGTCGGCCTGGGTGGACGAGGCCCTGTGCAAAGGCTGCGGTAATTGCATTTCCGTGTGTCCTTCCAATGCGGCCGACAGCCCTTATCGAAACCAGGCGTTTCTGGAACAGATGCTAGAGAACATATTGGCACAATAA
- a CDS encoding 2-oxoacid:acceptor oxidoreductase family protein, which produces MTNTKHPGQKKTEIIITGFGGQGIILAGFILGKAAAIGDKMESTLIQSYGPESRGGSCSAQVVISRETIHYPYVTTPDILVCMSQSGYDKLSRQMKKNGILIIDQDLVRPARKPAGDFFSIPASRMAEEMGRIMMANIIMLGFFTAVTNVVSMDAAQKSVLESVPKGTEELNLKAFGKGSDYGRAVLKGRQKKATGQIGATA; this is translated from the coding sequence ATGACGAACACAAAACACCCCGGACAGAAGAAAACGGAAATCATCATCACGGGATTTGGCGGGCAAGGCATTATTCTGGCGGGTTTTATCTTGGGGAAAGCGGCCGCCATCGGTGATAAAATGGAGAGCACGCTGATACAGTCTTACGGGCCCGAGTCCCGCGGTGGTTCGTGCAGCGCTCAGGTTGTGATTTCCAGGGAAACCATTCATTACCCTTATGTCACGACTCCGGATATTCTGGTCTGCATGTCGCAGTCAGGCTATGACAAACTCAGCCGGCAGATGAAGAAAAATGGAATTCTGATCATCGATCAGGACCTGGTCCGGCCTGCCCGCAAGCCGGCCGGAGACTTTTTTTCCATCCCGGCCAGCCGTATGGCTGAAGAAATGGGTCGCATCATGATGGCCAATATCATCATGCTCGGCTTTTTTACGGCGGTCACCAACGTTGTTTCCATGGATGCCGCCCAAAAGAGCGTTTTGGAATCCGTGCCCAAGGGCACGGAAGAACTTAACCTCAAGGCCTTCGGCAAGGGGAGCGACTACGGCAGGGCCGTTCTAAAGGGACGCCAGAAGAAGGCTACCGGCCAAATAGGAGCGACGGCATGA
- a CDS encoding 2-oxoacid:ferredoxin oxidoreductase subunit beta, with amino-acid sequence MAKTSKSTKLEHPLDDLIRKDRIPHIWCPGCGIGTVFSSCLTAIKGTGLDLQKFVMVSGIGCSGRAAGYIKIDSFHTTHGRAIPFATGMKVANPELNLVVFSGDGDLFAIGGNHFIHAARRNMDMTVICVNNLNYGMTGGQAAATTPYLAKSTTTPAGNPEAPFNLPLLAYASGATYVARWTMLHTRDLTESIKGALLKKGFSFIEVLSPCPVNYGRRNKQKPLDTLKIYQEKTIIKNGANPLEIDIDFEKGIVLGNFVDLDRPTHIEKYDKIYRSA; translated from the coding sequence ATGGCAAAAACTTCGAAGTCAACCAAACTTGAGCATCCCCTGGATGATCTGATACGAAAAGACCGCATTCCCCATATCTGGTGTCCGGGATGCGGTATCGGAACGGTGTTTTCCTCATGTCTGACCGCAATTAAAGGCACCGGTCTCGACCTGCAAAAGTTTGTGATGGTTTCCGGTATCGGTTGCTCAGGACGTGCGGCCGGTTATATCAAGATCGATTCCTTTCATACCACCCATGGCCGGGCCATACCGTTTGCTACCGGGATGAAGGTTGCCAACCCCGAGTTGAACCTGGTGGTGTTCAGCGGCGACGGCGATCTTTTCGCCATCGGTGGAAACCATTTTATCCATGCAGCCAGGCGCAATATGGATATGACCGTGATCTGCGTTAACAATTTAAATTACGGTATGACGGGGGGCCAGGCGGCGGCGACAACGCCGTATTTGGCCAAGTCGACGACAACTCCGGCCGGGAATCCCGAAGCTCCGTTTAATCTTCCGCTGCTGGCCTATGCATCCGGTGCCACGTATGTAGCCCGCTGGACCATGCTGCACACCCGGGATCTGACCGAATCCATAAAAGGGGCGCTTTTGAAAAAGGGATTTTCGTTTATCGAAGTCCTTTCCCCCTGCCCGGTGAACTACGGTCGCCGCAACAAGCAAAAGCCGCTGGATACATTAAAAATATACCAGGAAAAAACCATCATAAAAAACGGTGCGAATCCATTGGAAATCGACATTGACTTTGAAAAAGGGATTGTTCTGGGTAATTTTGTCGATCTGGACCGGCCCACCCATATCGAAAAGTACGACAAGATCTACAGATCCGCTTAG